Proteins encoded in a region of the Hemiscyllium ocellatum isolate sHemOce1 chromosome 10, sHemOce1.pat.X.cur, whole genome shotgun sequence genome:
- the LOC132819446 gene encoding transmembrane protein 229B-like produces MTALTVFSRWYLYAIHGYFCEVMFTAGWEFIESANWKFLGVTSVWSLFIYGTSILVVEKMYLHLRTRCNILIRCLIYTLWTYAWEFVTGFILQQFNACPWDYSSFRGNFMGLITLEYSVLWFLASVVAEQMVIKNTLRLRFDGQGGADSIRKVSKNM; encoded by the coding sequence atgacagccctcactgtattTTCCAGATGGTATCTGTATGCCATACATGGTTACTTCTGTGAGGTCATGTTTACAGCTGGATGGGAATTCATTGAGAGTGCAAACTGGAAATTTCTGGGCGTTACCAGCGTGTGGTCCCTTTTTATCTACGGCACTTCAATCCTCGTTGTGGAAAAAATGTACCTTCACCTTCGGACGAGGTGTAACATTCTAATAAGGTGCTTAATCTATACACTCTGGACGTATGCCTGGGAGTTTGTGACTGGTTTTATTCTCCAACAGTTTAATGCCTGCCCATGGGATTATTCCTCTTTCCGGGGGAACTTTATGGGTCTAATTACTCTTGAGTATTCAGTGCTGTGGTTCCTTGCTTCAGTAGTTGCAGAGCAGATGGTGATAAAGAACACTTTGCGATTACGTTTTGATGGACAAGGAGGAGCAGATTCCATTAGAAAGGTTTCAAAGAACATGTGA